A region from the Drosophila ananassae strain 14024-0371.13 chromosome 2L, ASM1763931v2, whole genome shotgun sequence genome encodes:
- the LOC6499513 gene encoding odorant receptor 94b: MESTNRISAMQLLIVVQRWIGLLKWPNERESGSIMYWLKRIYPLFLHLPFTLTYIALMWLEAITSSDFEEAGQVLYMSVTELALVVKLINIWYRREHADKFIRDLEYDPAYALRNSDEIRFWQAHQKGFKRIFYWYIGGSLFVALMGYVSVFFQEEYELPFAYFVPFEWRTRERYFYAWSYNVVAMTLCCLSNILLDTLGCYFMFQIALTFQLMSLRLQSLKDVPEQKAKPELRRLFQLHAKVRILTRECELLVSPYVLSQVVFSAFIICFSAYRLVHMGFSQRPGLFVTTVQFVAVMIVQIYLPCYYGNEITIHANALTNSVFGTNWLEYSEGTRKLLNCYLEFLKNPVKVRAGVFFEIGLPIFVKTINNAYSFFALLLKVSK; this comes from the exons ATGGAATCTACAAATCGCATATCTGCAATGCAACTCTTGATTGTGGTCCAGCGCTGGATAGGACTACTAAAGTGGCCCAATGAGAGGGAGTCCGGAAGTATCATGTACTGGCTAAAGAGGATTTATCCATTGTTTCTACACTTGCCATTTACGCTTACCTACATTGCTTTGATGTGGCTCGAAGCCATTACCTCGTCGGACTTTGAAGAGGCTGGCCAGGTTCTGTACATGTCTGTCACCGAATTGGCTCTGGTTGTGAAGCTCATTAATATTTGGTACCGCCGTGAGCATGCAGATAAGTTCATTAGGGATCTAGAATATGATCCGGCTTATGCATTACGGAATTCGGACGAAATCAGATTCTGGCAAGCGCACCAGAAGGGTTTTAAGCGTATTTTCTACTGGTACATTGGCGGTAGCCTCTTTGTGGCGCTTATGGGATATGTCAGTGTTTTTTTCCAAGAAGAGTACGAGCTTCCTTTCGCATATTTTGTGCCTTTCGAGTGGCGAACCAGGGAGCGCTACTTTTATGCCTGGAGCTACAATGTGGTGGCCATGACGCTCTGCTGCTTGTCTAACATATTGCTGGACACACTAGGTTGCTATTTTATGTTCCAGATCGCCCTGACCTTCCAACTGATGAGCCTGCGACTTCAATCTCTGAAAGATGTGCCTGAACAAAAGGCCAAGCCGGAGTTACGAAGACTGTTCCAGCTCCACGCAAAGGTCCGGATTTTGACCAGGGAATGCGAATTGCTCGTGTCACCTTATGTCCTGTCCCAGGTGGTTTTCAGCGCTTTTATAATATGCTTCAGCGCCTATCGGCTGGTGCATATGGGCTTTAGTCAGCGACCTGGACTCTTCGTTACAACTGTGCAATTTGTGGCCGTGATGATTGTCCAAATCTACCTTCCCTGCTATTATGGCAATGAAATAACTATCCACGCCAACGCTCTGACCAACAGTGTTTTTGGCACCAATTGGCTGGAGTATTCGGAAGGCACTCGAAAACTACTCAACTGTTATTTGGAGTTTTTGAAAAATCCCGTGAAAGTACGAGCAGGAGTTTTCTTTGAAATAGGACTGCCAATATTCGTGAAA ACCATCAACAATGCCTATAGCTTCTTCGCCCTGCTACTGAAGGTCTCCAAGTGA